The segment CACCGGCGTTGCTGATCATTTGCTTATACATTAATGTCATATTGCTAGTTATCTGTCGAATACAAGTAGCGTGTCTATCTGAGCCACTGTAGTTGAGGTCAACAAGTGCTGGTGGTAAGTGCTTTCGATTACGGTAAGCGTCGAAGGCAGAATCGTCCTCCAAAAATGCGGGAAACGTCATTCCGTTGGGATGGTCCCAGTTCCAGTAAGGTAAAGCGAAAGTTGGATCATCGATTAACTTCCCGAGGATTCTCTCGTAGAAATACAAGTACCAACGATGGAAAGGAAAGAAGAGCCATGAGTTGTGAATCTGGAGTTCTTTATCTGGAAAACCACTCGCGATTTGAGTGTAACCACCGTTGCAGTAAGCGCAATGAATTTTTGCTTGTGCAACGAAACTGTGTGGGTGTTCATCTGGGAGATCTCTCATCGCTTGGATTGCTGCTTTGTACTTAGCAACGTACTCGGTGGTGGTTCTATGTGCCGCTGGTCTAATCCGGATCACTTGGTCTTTAGGGAACACAAAGTCTTTGGGGGCTGTTGACGTCGCTGGCGCCGGTGGACAACATGCTCTGCTTCTGACGGCCTTATTTGGGTCCTGGAAACCTAAATTTGAGGTCACGCATGTGGAGAAGTTTGGCGTCGTGATAGGTGCAGCAAATGCTGCAGGGGAGGTGAAGTTGACGGTGGTGTAAAGGCCGCCAAGCCCGAGGAGCATGTTCCTCCGATCTACATTAAGTGTGTCGAGAGATGATTTTGGCAGAATAAgtttttgggtttctgggactacgACTAACTTCTCTTTGTCATCTGGTGCGACGTTGCATGAGATTTGAAGGTGGTGGATTTGTTTGGGGTAACTGTTGTAGCGGCGATCCGAGGTGGAATTTGGTAGTGTTCTGGTGGTGATGGAAGTGAAGGTTGCAAAAGATTGGAAAGAAAACATTGTTTTTGGGTACTTCACTGACTTCATCGAGCTTACTATATATATAGTATACACTCCGCACCGGACAACCATCCTCATTGTTTTAAATTATGATTGATCAAATACTCGAAACAAAACTATTGCAGCTTTTTGTTAaatgctttgttttaaagaatAATTTATGGCCATATTCTCATTCTCAGACCAACATTTTCTTTTACTTGTTTCTATTATaatttacatttaattatagCTTTTGTCCCTATGGGTAGGTAGTTTTATGAATTAGGTCCGGTTTTCTTAAATTTAACCTACATAGTCCAAGAAATATTTTCTTCTCACTTTTGGTACTTTAACTATTCAACTTAATGATATGCCTACTAAGTCTATTTATATGGCAAATTTACCCTTGTGTAACACTTGTCTTCTAGATTGGATCAGCGTAGAGCATAAAAAAGTCAAATGCATGGTTTTTGAAAGattaaactgcacaaatggttcCTGTAGTTTGCTCAAAATTGTCACTTTAGTTCAAAAAAGTTTGGATTAGCACCACaagtccaaagttttcattttgttgcgagttttgGTCTAATTTACTTTAAACTTTTTAATAATGATGATTTTGCCCTTTATATattcattttcttttttatttaaattacaataactaaaaaagaaaaaaacaaaaaagaaaaatcattacatctctctctctctctctctctctcactctctctctctctctctctctctctctctctctctctctctctctctctctctacattaCATACACTTTTAAATCCTACGCCTGCAAAACATTTCATCGGATCTCTGGCACCGGCGAAGGTTACTCGTCGGACCTCCTCCTTTTCTGATAATAGCACCGCATCCGCCTGCCATATAGACGACCATCTCGTCGCCATTGTCCATCTATAATCCTCCAATCTCTGATATCGGCACCACCGTCTAGATCTGTAAACCATCGTTTTTCCGTTGATCTGAATACCACCGCTACAACTCGATCTATAAACTTTCGTTTGTCCAGATATGTATTTCGCCTGTCCCACCGCATCTGCTCATCATCGGCGTCTCCGGTCGAGTTTCCAACGACGGTTATCAATTTTCGACTCGATCTGCAAACCATTCTTTGGACCACCACCTCCTGCCGGACCATCAGTTCTGCCATATTCCTCAACAAACCCTACATCACCGCCGCCTTCATCCCCTTCATCTCCGATGTTTTATCATTCACAGGAGTCCAGATTAGTTCATCGTTCACAGGAGTTCATATCTGTTCATCAGATTTTAGATCTCGTAAGCTCATTTTTTGTTGTAAGCTCATTTTTTGTCGAAAAATGGTTGCCATCTTCCTCAGTCTCGTCGTTCTTATGTTTTGTTCATCTTGAAACTGGCTTGTGGCCTCCCTCCTTAGGGTTTGCTGAGGAAGATGGTTGCCTAAGAAAGTGACTTGAAGATGGTGTTGTTCACCTAAACTCTAATGAAGGCGTGAAGATAGTGTGTTCTTGGATCTTGAGGGTTGCAAGCAGTAcatttttttgggttttagaGGTGGAAGCCTCTTCGTCAGAAGCCTCCATTGCCGATGGTGGTGGTGCTGAAGGGCATGGGTTTTTCTGAAAATCTGATGAAGcaaatgctttttttttttttgtgttagagagagaaagagtatatatatatatatatatatatatatatatatatatatatatatgtgtgtgtgtgtgtgtgtatgtgtgtgtgtgtgtttgtatatatatatatatatatatatatatatatatatatatatatatatatatcatggttgcagaaatcgggattaatcggcgattaatcgtggattaatcgcttggcgttctccaaccgtcgaggattagggcattaatcggaaatttatgattaatcgggtttggcgggattaatgggtcaacaaaagtaaaaaatgtcgaaaaaagttaaaaaaaaatttgaaaaaataataaaaaaaaagtttaaaaattcaaaaagccaacttttttttttttactccaaaattttcaaattttcaaaatttcaaatattataccaaaatgttcatattttcgtatttccaaatttccaaattacaatttttctaatttttctaattttgaagtacttgtttttgttaagatatattaatatttactttattttaatattttgttaataatctatggtctccgattaatcttcgattaatccccgccaagaccgattaatcccttaacaccagtcgaccgtcgagctaccgtcaaacgatttttacaaccatgatatatatatatatatatatatatatatatatacacacacacacacacattaattTCTATAcaaaataaattagaaaattgAAAATTCAAAGGGCAAAATCATCATTATAAAAAAGTTTAAAGCAAActggaccaaacgcgcaacaaaatgaaaactttggacatgtggtgctagtccaaacctttttggaccaaagtggcaattttgagcaaaccacagggaccatttgtgtagtttagtctttttggaaaaaaaatcatttgagCCCTGACGTGACCATAGGGAGGTTACAACGTGACAGACCAAAAATGAGAATACATTCTAGATGGATGTCACGGCGTGACAAGAGTATGGTCACGAGGTGACTATAGCTGCAGTCTAAGCTCAcaaacttttagggtttccttcgtattAAACATATAATCTCAGATTTAGGTTccatttccagcctccatcaccctctagAATCTTGAAGCAAACCATAATAATCTCCTCTTCATTTATGAGCTTATTCTTGGTGCTTTTGGTtgcttttgaaggaagaaggcCTTGGTAGTGTTGTATGCATCTTGGCTAGTTTGGGACTTCTTTTGGgcggacctttgtaagtgttcaagatctaaactttattgtTCTAGGTTGCTACATCTTAGTTCTTTTCCCTTTATTTTCAAGTTTGAGCAAGTTGGAATGTTGGGATTCCATAAAGTTAGGAACTTTATAGGTCCTTGAGGTCCCTTGAGTGTTATATCGGTTGGATCTTAAGTTTAGCTATGCTTTGAAGACATTCAAGTGATTGTGGTTCAATTTTTGATCATTTTAACCTAATAATAGATCTAGACATGGATTGGACATACATGTCTATAAAGCTTCGATTTTTATAGTGATTTTGGAGTAAAAAGAGCCTCTGGAAAATTGGAATGGAtggcttaagggattaagagCTAAATGCATTAAGTTGTCCAATTATGTTGTAGTCACGACGTGAACATATGGTAGTCACGGCATGATGATAAGTTTTCCCGGTTGTTTTGGACTGATTATATCAAAACATGATGGTTTGATCATCACGACGCAATGGTAGCTTGGATCGAGATTGAGTTGGCTGAGTTGGATCGTGACCGAGTTTAGGATCAGGCTGAGTGCGTTTCTCCCAATGTGACTATGGGCTGCTCAAGACGCGAGGGTTAGCTTATGGTGAGGTTGATCGTTGACTTGTTGACTCAGGTAGAATATTAGGCCTATTGGCTAGTTTGAGAAGGTAGACTACGACTTTAACTTGAATAGTTTATTAGGAGGTCTGTAGCACCCTATTCTTCGATTGTGAGTGATGTTAGTTGTTGGCTACATCTTCTAGGTGAGTCTTCTAACTATACTGTGTAGGATTCTAGTTGTCTTTGACACTCCAACATTGGTATGATGGGTTGGGACCATTTTAAGGATAGGATAGGCCCGTTTGTATATTGGTCACGCCCGATTTGTATCATGGGTTGGGCCCATTTTTATGTTGGGATGGGCCCATTTGTATGATAGGTGGTGCCCGATATGTTGGCGGGGCCcaatatatatgttatttgttatttttggaaaatcattaagatttgtgcttatggtttgtgGTTTAACAATTTTCACGTACTTCCAGTtctaaagggaagggctcggtttgactgcacaacatcccctAATGGCTTTTTCGTAGTGATTATTATTGTTTTTCTTTGATGCTGGAAATATACATTTTACTGtgattggttttggaacaaaTGTTGTATGGATTTAACGGTTTCGAAATTTAAATTTTAGTGGTATTTCTGGGACGTTACAATTTGGTAtaagaaccttggtttgagggatttgggcacactctcggtgtgtctgaactcaaactgagaaaTTGGtgacttttttttaaataaaataagttttctaaaaagatttttataaagaaaGGAGTACGATGTGTTCAATCAGCAGAGCTTAAGAaagtgattcccagaatacccacacatgttgatatgttatatgtgttatagAATGTTTTGGATGCTAGAAGTTAGCATGAGGATatgtttagggttgcatgataaAATGCCTATTAGGAGAGATGCCTATTAGGAAGGATGTATTTTGAACTTTTGTGGCTTATAGAGTTTTGAtgctcaaatgttgcttgcttttcgCTTTGTAGGACTCATATTTATCTGAgttaactattaaatgaataCGTTGAGTTACATgctgcaaaggttaaataattttagagtgaTTGATTTGGAcctattgtgcaactctcgtttgagttcAACCTTTGAAGGGCTGAATTTTTTAGTCTAAAGGTTATTTAAGTTTTGtttcatgtaattgtattcatgaagtagttagttgAAATTAGTAGGAgttttcagcagctgatggcagggtgaggtggggatcctaggagagcctaTGAAGTGCTTTAGCGTGATTATTGCGCTATTTAGCTGATTTCTAGAGTATCACTATGAGAAAGTGACTTAGAGGACTCAGGATTATTCTTGAGGAAGTATGGATAGGtggggaaggtagtattgggcccatactactgaaaggaAATGATCCATAATCGAATCAAGGAAAATCACATGGATTCTGAGGAGCTGGGcaaaggagataacatggtttggaACCATGATACATTGCAGTGTTTTCGTAATTATCAGATTTTCGGTTATGGTTGTCCAAGATAAGGACAAGCCTAGTATATGCTTGGGTCCTAGTGGCCATGACATGCTTGGATCCGAAGGTATAGATATGTATGAGTTAGCTAATCTTGAGGTGTAGAATATCTTATTCATGTAGTGCCAACATGAGTCATGAAACTCATATAAAAAGCAAAAGTAATGACGGACCCGAGGATTGTAGCCTCATGATGGGTGGTTGACCAATAGATTGGGAAGTTGTTCTCTACGGCGGGGTTACGTTCTTCTAGCCTCCTTGTATTTGTGAGAGGGGGGGGGGAGGGTTGAGATGTGTGTTAATCGACAGATAGACAAAAAAGAAGGTCTTCTTTGTATCATCTTCTCCCGCAAGGAGTATAGTAGTGAGCACTCGAGGATGAGGTCATGGTTCTAGTTCTCGTTCTGGATCTAGCACCGAACCAACTAATGAGAGCATACATAAGTTCACAATGTTTCAGATCACTTGCGGTATTTTGGATACGAATCATATGATGTTTGGcaccatcaaggaggggatcatggagATGATGGATGAGCGGCTTGGGACTTTTTGTGCAGATATTGCGGCTAGTCAGATTGGGGAACATAATCTCTGTTTTCGGGAGTTCACGGCTTGTAGAGCCCCAAAGTTCTTCGGGAAGACTGACCGCATTGCCATTAAACGGTAGATTTTTGGCACGGAGAAGGCTCAACGGACAAGTGtgtaacatccccaaattcacggtcattttaaaaatgttatttatgcttttttgaaaatcagagtattcattttaaagaataatattgcggactTTGTTCCCAGGAAACATGTTAAGTATATAATTAAATcatttttgaagaaatgtattttgtttataaaactttgggatgtcattgccaatacagaaacataagcataaacagaccttacattcatttacactagtgattaaCATCTcatttaatctcttagtgtaatgtagcttcgtatcgacacctatgatacaaataaactgagtgggtcaggttgggaaacctggtgagtacatagggttttcaacccacaataatatagttaatgtGTTTCTTCACATAATTCATGTCAAACAATTAACCGGGTTACGTATCCCCATTTTCTTCAtttaatcttccctaaagatttatcctaagggtcatctcgtACATCGTATTCACCTCTTATCTCCTTACATTGcttttccttatatgtttgttcctaaggacttttcctaaggatcatcgtctACATCACATAGACAGTACTGATTCGGGGATTACTCCCTTAATACGTGTCcagtaagggttagggtatcatcgcatgaatacgtagttacaacatcgcccgAACTCATAATTCattgtaagggttagagtatcatcgcatgaatacatagttacaacatTGCCTGAACTTGTAACTCATAGTAAGGGTTACACTACAAGAATAAGCACCTGTAgagacgaaatctatggggatgACATATGTCGTCACTATAGCCGCCCTATAGGGACGACATGTCGTTGCCATAGAGTTGTCtaattaattttgacttttagacGATCTCTCGTCTCAACATGTTAGGCGGGAACCAAAGTGAATTTGGCGCGTTCTTGAAACACCTATGGGGACGACTTATCGCtccaataaaaaacaaaaaataaaaaataaaatatttcttaaatcgTTGACGGAAATAAAGACATAACGTCGTTTTGGGGATGGCTATAGGGACGACTTGTCATCCCCATAACTCTCTATGCCCAAAATTAGAACAGCCCCATTCGTTTCATTCACACATGCTGAATAATCAATCATCGGTCTCTCTCGATTGATCGATCAAAGATTCTCCCTTGGCGACTTCCTTACCTCCCACTACCGGCAaatcttcttcctctctctactgaTCCTGATGCTAGTTGCTGAAGACCACCACCGATTAGCTTCAACACCGACGGTTCCAACTATCGGCTTTCTTTTCACCTCCGATTATGAATTCTAACAATTACAAGCCCCACTCCGGCGACCTAGGTTAGTAATTCTCAGTTAGAAACTATAATTGGGGTCTATGTTAGCAATTATCTATTTGAAACTGGAATTGTGATTTTCTATGGTTTGATAGCTGTTACAGAAATCATCGACGGAGATAAATGTCGAACACCGTCGTGAATAACCTTGCCGGAGCTGGCGGAGGTATCATTGCTCAAATCATCATGTATCCTCTCCAATCGGTACTTATTCCTTCCCTTTTACTCTCTCTGTCTACTTCCTATTGGTCTTGTGATACACTTATTTAAATGCTTCATGTTTATGTTCTTCGTTTCATCATAAACATGTTTTGGCTTCTATGATCACAATCCAATAATGAAGTAATTTTCATTTGTAATCTTCATATCTCCTTATGCACCTCCCTAATTACTATCAGAGTAGCCAAGAAATTCAATTTTTTCTTGCCTTGAATACAAAATTCCATAAGATGTTGTTTGAGCAATATATGAAAGGATCCTCTTTGTTGCTATAAAGTGTTTTTAAGCAATTGCATGAACTTTAATATAACACCCACTGTATAGCCCCCTTTACATTCACAATTATCCATTGCAACACCCTTGAATTCAGTGATAAGTTGTATTGATTATGTTGTTCTGGATCATGTCCTCTACATTCAAACTTATTAACATAATAGTTTCAATTCGTTGTCCTTTCACAGCAGGTTATAAGAAGTGAAGGTCTTGGAGGACTCTACAGCAGCCATAAGTCTTCTCTTTTTGGAACTGCTACATCACAGGTTACACTTCAATTCATTTGGCATGTGATTTCTCATGAATGTCACTTGTTAACATAACAATCTTCTTTTGTTTCTTTGCAGGGGATTTATTATAATTAGCATGTTGTTCTGGCTTGTTGTGGTAGCATTAGCAGGGTAAttacaccaaatcattttacaAAATCATTTTATACAAATGCCATATTAGTGTTTGGTATTTTGTTTAACTTTACAAGTTATTTATGTGCAACTGATTTTTGTTTGTATGATAACAAATTCCTTTTATTTCAGGGCATTGAATGTATTGTTTACAAACCCAATATGGGTTCTTATGACACGTATGCAGGTACTTGTACAAAATAACAACTTATTCAAATGTTATAGTTTAGAATTTATTAAGATTATACATTAATTCATATCAATAGTCAATACACAACTAACCTTTCAATGTGTCTTAGACACATACTCAAGCAGAACAAAAGATTCTAGAAGCAAAGAAAGAAGCTCTTCATTGCATGATAAATTGCATGACCTTGATTCTATGAAGCCTAATCCCCATGGGAGATTGTAAGTGGTTGGTAGTCTTAAATCTTAACATATCTGTGTTTAATGTTTTTAGCATCATGTCTTTTTAAGTCAAGGTTTGATTTACTGCCATTTGTAGGCGTATGAGGTTTATAATGAAGCTGGAATAAGAGGATTTTGGAAAGGCATCATCCCGAATCTAATCATGGTTAGGTTAattaatcattaaataaatcctCAAAGCATATCAATAAGGATGAAAATTACATGCCAGGTGTGCAAATCCCTTAATTGATTATACTAAGGATGAAAATTACACTTCAAAAAGAAAGTTGATAAAAAACAGAGTTCAACTAAAGTTTCTTCTATCTAGGTAAAACAACAATCTTATTTAAATAATTgattatactaatttatattGTTTCAAAATTACTTTATTCTGGTGTGTGAACAGATATTAGTAGGTACAATTGCGAAACTTGTGGCTGTAGGATGAAATGTATTTACTATATATCTCTATCTATGGAGACGACATGTTGTCTTCATAGTTGTATCTATGGAGACGACTTGTTGTCTTTATAAACAcacctatagagacgacatgtcaTCTCTACAGATTTATCTATGGAGACTAGCATCGTATAGCGACGAACCAAAAAAGGACGACATGTTGTCTCTAATTGCTACCTATTGCGACGGAATTTATAGTGACGGCAAAAAAGATCTATTGCGACGAGGCTATGGTGACGAGAGCTATGGGAACGACATGTCGTCCCGGAAACCTATAGGGACGACTTTTGGAACCTATAGAGACGACATTTTTCGTCCCTAGAGGTCCCTTTTCTTGTAGTGTTAATGTATCATCGCATGAATTCATAGTTACACCATTGTCTGAAaacataattcatcacctacaggttatgatttTGCTGTtgtttccacatgactgtctagaatagtccgtggtcgccatctatactctggtagatgactacatcgccacatcgtcggtcaaggttatggtatcttGTCTCATCTCACATCacatatctatcatcacctatctatcaccACCTAACTGttatcacctttctatcatcacctatcccTCATCACCCGTCGCTACCCAATATATATTTATTAGtataaaaatacgtatacagttaaAATCAcgtaaacatgtataaatcatttatCCAGCATAGATATTAGGaacacatataatatgcacacataggatgtaatttatattaaattcttcatatctatgtggaagatgaaagtaactatgcactcactttgttaaagtgatgattccaaactcaggcagcgcttcgcttctaacaatcatagtttccttcgatgaaacctagtatcattaccgctagattttagtctaatatttatcgcGACTATTTACATGCCATATTGATTTATTAGTGTTAGAAAATACTTTTTAACCACTATGTATAGACAGGGGACATACATGAAACACCGTAGGGGAGGACCATTTCGGCATTATAgcatttctgaaatccaacaaccctatgcggcccttcaaaccagattccccataccgcgagtagttaaaagttattatattattataataacattttgtatattatattttataatatatttattgtttataagttcataataacgatattgaacttaaatataagttatacttgaagtagggtaagcataacccACTTACCGGGAGATTTGGCTAGGAACCCGGTTCTGTAGGGCAGAACTTCCAAGCCAAAAGCTCTTCTTTTCAGAGCCTTCTAGAACTCTGAGGCTTTCCTTTAGAAATTAGGATTAACTAGGACTTTGGGAGAGGTTTAGAGAGAGGGAGAAGGGTTATGGTGCGAGGAAAAAGGGTGAGCTTCGCATGGTATTTACAGGCGGAAAatgggccaactcgacgagtttgagtctccaactcgtcgagttgagtgccaagtgtcaccatctggtggcaaggtgTGGGGAGGAAGCAATGATCTAGAAtaagccacgtcacccctttcgCAGCAGCACCCTTCTGACTTCTAAATTTCGTTACTTTCACATAAGATCTCtgttttcgaagttctttatatctacgcataGCTATTCACAAGATCTATAACTCTTGttttgactccatcggctaattttagaCCGGTTTTAAATTTAACAatatgagaagattacactgtttaacgaccgtgtaaaattcataacttctacatatggaCTCCATTTTtaactgtctttttatcgttgaactcctattaatgagatcttcaattctcatttaggttgtgttagctaaaaatcgatcgatctaaaattcgaatttcgggctatgCACtgatatgctaaatcttagaaaaaatcataacttcctcataccaagtcaaatttggatgttctttttatgtaccttctcagtttaacatatactacaaatttttttagatccctaaggctaaaaagtaattttccAAACCTTCACTTTTTATGTTACGCGATGTCGTGCtggtttagccgtaaaacttcgacgagttaTAAAATCTTCGTTGTAACtcagatttcagtgttctttatatgtacataacctttgtgaaatatactataacttggttaagattattcccTCTAAacaatcttccatcaaaaagtcatttttgatgctcattgtctctaaattgactagtttgaatctgcgggcgttacagagTGTCTTCCCTGAAGGATCGAATGTGGGATTTGCATCTTGCCTTCTGAGGAACGAGATGTTTTGGATGCGGAAGTGAGAGTTCTAATGAGATCCTGAGGTTACAGAGCATTTATTTGAGTAGCTATGTGAGATTCTTGAATTCGGAGGAGGATAAGGTTGTGGATAAATTCTTCCAATGTAATTGTTTGGTTGCACAAAGTTTAGTTCGTAAGGTGATTATCAACCTAATGGTGTTATGATCGACTTCTCTAGGTTTAATTCGATGATGTTGGAAAAGGTTTCTAAGATCTCAATTTGAGGTTAGGGGTTTCCTTATGATTGTAAGGTCtttatatgccattttgcattCCAAGATATGTGTTTTGAGGGTATCTGGATGAGATGGTTTAGGTTTCTACATGGGAGACGTTCTCCATGGAAAGAGTGAGCACTAAGTAAGGGAGAACTGGGTGTTATGACCGAAGGATTAGCTTCCAGATTTATTTTATGATTTCAGTGCATTGGGTTCATGGAAGTGCAATGTAAATATACTAGATTTTTAAATTCGGGATTCGTAGAAATCCTTCATGGTTGCAGAGTAATGAGGGGCTGGTTAGACCATAAGTATAGGGTTAGTTTCTATCAAGTTCATGCCTTCAGGGATGTGTGTGGTCCTCACATAAAAAACTCTTAGGTGAAGATCTCATTGCAACCAATTGTTCCTTGCTGGAACACCGAAGATAGGGTTAGTAGGCATATGAGCCACTCAGGTTGAATGTCAGTTGAATGGTTGGTTAGCTCACTGAACCGGTCGCTATCATCAATAAGTGAAGAGATATTTTTGAACTCGCAACCAACCCTAGGTCATGGTTGATGCGTGTCACACGGGTTTTGTTACATATTAATTGGAGCTCGGATACTACAACAACATTGTTTAAGGGATGCATCGGGTTCTCTTGTGACAAATAATGTCTCTCATGGATGTAAGAATAAAAGTAGTGGGGTTCAGTTTGGCTTGGTAATTGGAATGTTTGTAAGGTCATTAGATTCTAgctgaatccaagtgggggagaaccgcttGGGTAAATGGGGGTATTTTCAACTGCAAGTCAACTTGGAGTTCCTATCTGTAACGCCCCcaaattcgggctagtcaatttagagacaataagcgtccaAAATGACTtcttgatggaagattatttagaatgaaaaatcttagttatagtatatgtcacaagggttccgtacatataatgaacattgaaatccaagttataacgaagaagttatgtcccgtcgaagttttacggctaaatCGACATGGCACCACGTATtgaaaaaagtgaatttttgataaactatgtTTTAGCCTtatagatctaaatgaaagttgtagtatacgttaaaccgagagggtgcataaaaagaatgtcaaaatctgatttcgtatgaggaa is part of the Lactuca sativa cultivar Salinas chromosome 7, Lsat_Salinas_v11, whole genome shotgun sequence genome and harbors:
- the LOC111914881 gene encoding polyphenol oxidase I, chloroplastic — encoded protein: MFSFQSFATFTSITTRTLPNSTSDRRYNSYPKQIHHLQISCNVAPDDKEKLVVVPETQKLILPKSSLDTLNVDRRNMLLGLGGLYTTVNFTSPAAFAAPITTPNFSTCVTSNLGFQDPNKAVRSRACCPPAPATSTAPKDFVFPKDQVIRIRPAAHRTTTEYVAKYKAAIQAMRDLPDEHPHSFVAQAKIHCAYCNGGYTQIASGFPDKELQIHNSWLFFPFHRWYLYFYERILGKLIDDPTFALPYWNWDHPNGMTFPAFLEDDSAFDAYRNRKHLPPALVDLNYSGSDRHATCIRQITSNMTLMYKQMISNAGDTTSFFGSEYRAGNDAYRNGDPSVGSIEAGCHTAVHRWMGDPGMPNNEDMGNFYSAGYDPAFYIHHANVDRMWKLWKDMGIKGHSEPTHLDWRNASYVFYDENEQLVRVYNKDCVSLEKLKYDYEYSPPLWKISRSSIRRTLPEPIPYNMKSAETVKQLPDVKFPLKLDKITKVVVKRPAKSRSQEDKEKANELLLIKGIKFNSDKFIKFDVFVNGQDDVSESFEEESEFAGSFAQLPHNHGDDMLMKSGIRFGLTELLEEMEAEDDEFILVTLVPKVWFEEVTIDEIKVELVPII